Proteins encoded by one window of Manduca sexta isolate Smith_Timp_Sample1 chromosome 12, JHU_Msex_v1.0, whole genome shotgun sequence:
- the LOC115452263 gene encoding UPF0764 protein C16orf89 homolog, with the protein MYARCIAFLVTFSAACAIYPYFDTQDFIYNVPKVYRICITLDKLLEYYEQKPSKDPEWYIALGMARGQLEYTINELDKSVPAKLKQNLQNITSRMDRIRNNTKYDKLVYRSKDYEYVAKAMLENLEVLSSVLEPLTLGTLGTQKPYRFNFEQYVQEARTKMPSRKAADACTMQLLISAMETQTTQSDGSCEMTPECSQQLLKGSGLAFQQISRIRAAVLATAFDCMEGLDINAHIYKLCIQIYKESKSLEAWEHPPGTRTLFMQQIAYCASQGYGEFIKPRWMNKILSWQEPKGCYADDRQPFLKLTGFVGPASSPPSKEREEEYRVKKAAISEGGSCNSLTSAMALGSLVLYVRALLETDLAFQYDVLT; encoded by the exons ATGTACGCAAGGTGTATCGCCTTTTTGGTCACTTTCTCCGCCGCTTGCGCGATATACCCGTACTTCGACACGCAAGACTTTATTTATAACGTGCCTAAAGTTTATAGAATTTGCATAACACTGGACAAACTGCTGGAGTATTATGAACAGAAGCCGTCGAAAGATCCCGAGTGGTATATAGCTCTCGGCATGGCACGAG GGCAACTGGAGTACACTATAAATGAGCTAGACAAGTCAGTGCCGGCGAAGCTGAAGCAAAACCTGCAGAACATCACCAGCAGGATGGATCGCATACGCAACAACACCAAATACGATAAATTGGTATATCGGAGCAAAGATTATGAATATG TAGCAAAAGCGATGTTAGAAAACTTAGAAGTGTTGTCGTCGGTCCTGGAGCCGTTGACCCTGGGAACCCTCGGCACTCAGAAACCGTACCGGTTCAACTTCGAGCAGTACGTGCAAGAAGCGCGCACTAAGATGCCGAGCAGGAAGGCTGCtg ATGCATGCACGATGCAATTGCTGATATCTGCCATGGAGACACAGACCACGCAATCCGACGGCTCCTGCGAGATGACTCCAGAGTGCTCTCAGCAACTCCTAAAAGGTTCAGGGTTGGCCTTCCAGCAGATTAGCAGGATTCGCGCAGCTGTATTGGCTACTGCGTTTGATTGTATGGAAGGCTTGGACATTAATGCGCATATATACAAACTGTGCATCCAGATTTATAAGGAGTCGAAGTCGTTGGAAGCGTGGGAGCATCCACCAGGGACGAGGACTTTGTTTATGCAACAga TTGCGTACTGCGCATCGCAAGGGTATGGTGAATTTATAAAGCCTCGGTGGATGAACAAGATCCTATCCTGGCAGGAACCTAAAGGATGCTATGCAGATGATCGCCAACCGTTCCTTAAGCTCACCGGTTTTGTGGGGCCGGCATCTTCACCACCGTCTAAGGAGAGAGAG GAGGAGTATCGTGTGAAGAAAGCTGCGATTTCGGAGGGTGGTTCCTGCAACTCTTTGACCTCAGCCATGGCTCTGGGGTCCCTAGTGTTGTACGTGCGGGCGCTGTTAGAGACAGACCTTGCTTTTCAATATGACGTGTTAACGTAA
- the LOC115451902 gene encoding probable low-specificity L-threonine aldolase 2: MYVVDLRSDTVTKPTAAMRRAMATASLGDDVYREDPTVNILEGKCAALLGKEAALFVPSGTMSNLIALMVHCSKRGSEAFVGTLSHIYKYQVGGAAHLGSILLSTIDNKPDGTFDLEELESRIRGGNNNEPISTVVALENSHNVCGGKVLSLKFINDVAALCKKHSLILHMDGARLFNASEYLQVLASRVVRDCDSVSVCFSKGLSAPVGSVLVGTRDFIEQARRIRKMLGGGMRQAGVLAAAVLVGLDEMMPQLYLDHQRARRLACAIRNLGVDTFSVDDDVHTNIVLVYISPASRLVSKDVVKNLAQSDEDNQDCRTANNEDIVVKASSFGPKIVRLTLHKDISDQDLSLAINKISYVFRQLDRHRVTSKL; the protein is encoded by the exons ATGTACGTGGTGGACTTACGATCGGATACAGTGACGAAGCCGACGGCGGCGATGCGTCGGGCCATGGCGACCGCCTCGCTCGGCGACGACGTGTACCGCGAGGATCCTACTGTCAACATCTTGGAGGGGAAGTGCGCCGCACTGCTCGGGAAGGAGGCCGCACTCTTCGTACCTTCGGGGACCATGTCGAACCTAATTGCTC TGATGGTGCACTGCAGTAAGCGTGGCTCAGAAGCATTCGTTGGAACCCTCTCGCATATCTACAAGTATCAAGTGG GAGGCGCTGCGCACTTGGGCAGTATCTTGTTATCTACAATCGATAACAAGCCCGATGGCACGTTCGATCTCGAAGAACTAGAAAGCCGAATTCGTGGAGGGAACAATAACGAACCTATTTCGACTGTGGTGGCTCTTGAGAACTCTCACAATGTTTGCGGCGGCAag GTCCTATCCTTAAAATTCATAAACGATGTAGCAGCTTTATGCAAGAAGCACTCCCTCATCCTCCACATGGACGGCGCTCGTCTGTTCAACGCGAGCGAGTACCTGCAGGTGCTCGCGAGCCGCGTGGTGCGCGACTGCGACAGCGTCTCCGTCTGCTTCAGCAAGGGACTGTCGGCCCCAGTGGGGTCGGTGCTCGTGGGGACCAGAGACTTCATTGAACA GGCGCGACGTATCCGCAAGATGCTGGGTGGCGGCATGCGGCAGGCAGGAGTGCTTGCAGCTGCCGTACTTGTAGGACTAGACGAGATGATGCCGCAGCTCTACCTGGATCATCAGCGAGCGCGCCGGCTAGCATGTG CTATCCGCAACCTCGGGGTAGACACGTTCTCAGTTGACGACGACGTTCACACTAACATAGTGTTGGTGTACATATCTCCTGCGAGTCGGCTCGTTTCCAAAGACGTGGTGAAGAATTTGGCGCAGAGTGATGAAGATAACCAG GACTGCAGAACTGCGAACAACGAAGACATTGTAGTAAAGGCAAGTTCCTTCGGCCCAAAGATCGTAAGACTGACGCTACATAAAGACATCTCTGATCAGGACCTATCGCTTGCAATCAACAAGATATCCTACGTGTTCAGACAACTGGATAGGCATAGAGTTACATCTAAGTTATAG
- the LOC115451911 gene encoding ATP synthase subunit O, mitochondrial yields MLRMVARNMCSLVRKMKTPMSVYGIEGNYVTALYSAALQKNQLEDVEKHLRKLLDELNRDKMLDFIETRFIPTITKARLLKESAEQAGMPETAVNFLKVVAENNRLRLLKRIILMFLDMMTAHRNESICEVTTAEPLDEVSRQKLVEAIQKHVKQGKKIVLTEKVDEEIIGGMIVGIEDMLIDISTRRKIIMYANLIRHPV; encoded by the exons ATGTTACGTATGGTTGCGCGAAATATGTGTTCACTTGTTAGGAAAATGAAAACACCTATGTCTGTGTACG GCATAGAAGGTAACTATGTAACAGCACTATATAGCGCGGCGCTGCAGAAGAACCAACTGGAAGACGTCGAGAAACACTTGCGCAAGTTGCTGGACGAACTCAACCGAGACAAGATGTTGGACTTCATTGAAACGAGGTTTATACCCACCATTACCAAGGCCAGGCTGCTCAAGGAATCGGCGGAGCAAGCTG GCATGCCAGAAACTGCGGTGAACTTTTTAAAAGTAGTAGCAGAAAACAATCGCTTGCGACTCCTGAAGCGTATCATCCTGATGTTCCTGGACATGATGACGGCGCACAGGAACGAGTCTATATGCGAGGTGACGACAGCAGAACCGCTCGATGAAGTATCACGGCAGAAACTGGTCGAAGCAATACAAAAACACGTGAAACAAGGCAAGAAAATAGTACTCACTGAGAAGGTTGATGAGGAAATAATAGGGGGAATGATTGTGGGCATCGAAGACATGCTTATTGATATTAGTACTcgacgtaaaataattatgtacgcgAATTTAATTCGACACCCCGTGTAG